Genomic segment of Acidobacteriota bacterium:
AAGCTGAACACAGAGCCGTTCCAGCCCATCTTTTCCGATGTATCGAGTTCTAAGCGCGGCCAGGCCTTCGAACTTCAGCTTTGGGCAGCTCACCCTCATCAGATCGAACTCCGCTGGGGCTGTGGTCCCCGAGATTCGGACACCCGAACGACTTACGTTCTCGGTCCTCGCCTCTTCTCTCGCGATTGACTGCATGCTCTCATCGAAGTACTCGATCTTCACGATCTCCGACCGGTCCACTCGATCGGGTCGCCTGCGTTCGTCGCCACCCCACCTCTTAGCGCGGAAAAGAGCCCAGGGTTTGTCGAGGAATCCTTTAGGCGGATGCTCGCCAAGGAATTCAACGCCAACGGCGCGCACGCCTTGCTTTGGCGGCTCCACTCTTCGAACCAGGGTATAGACGTTGTAGCTTTGCTCGGCGAAACCGTGACTGCGCAATTTTGCCGGCAACGGAAGCGTCACGAAGAGCACCGTGCCGTGCTTGACCCGCCTACGGAGGCGAAGTCTGACGCCCGTTCGGCTGACGTCGATCGTCTCGGTCATCTCGTGCCACTTACCGTTCTTTCGATCATAACCCGTAACTCGCGCTGGAACGCTTAGCTTGAATCGCTCGCATCTGCGGCGGTTGTCGTTCGCTTTAGCCTTGGACGACTCTCTGTACACCTCGCCTTGTTGAGGCATGCGGCTAATCGCCAGATCATAATTTTCCGCCGCTACCTCCGACGAGTCGGAGCGACGCGCGCTGCCGGACTGCGAGGCTTGCGGCTGATTGAGTTGAGGCTGCTTGGGCGGACTAGCGACCGATGGTTTGTTAGCTATCGAGAGCAAGGCGCCGTCGTATTCCTTTCTCCTGGCAAAACTAGCGAGCACGGCGAACGCTTGCGAAGCCTTGTTGAATGCGCGCTCAATTCGCGGAGCGATTTCCGCGGGCATGGTTCGGCCGATGACGTAGGGAGGGAAGAGCAGATCTAGGAGTTGTTGAAATGAGGACTTGATCTGTTCTTGTCCATCAGCGCGATCTACCCCGAGTACCTGGTAGTAGGTTGTTGCGGAATCGATTCGACCGAGCAAGCCTTCGAGATCCAAAAAGTACGCGCTCACGCGGTCCGGCGCGAATTCAGCCAGTGCGGGACTAAGGTCCATCTGTGTTGGTGCAATAATAGTGCTCAAGGCTTCACCTCGAACGGGCGGCGTTTATTCCATTTGTGGCGTCGTCGTCCGAAGGGGCTTCCAATCAAATGGTTCCCGAGTCGAGCCCATTATGATCGGCTGAACTTGTTTGTCAACAATGTTGTTCTTTCGGGTTTTGTTGGCCTACCCGCGTGGGGCACGCCATCGCCCGACTGATCAAAATCTGAACTGTGTTTATGATGTTCGCACGTTCGACATCCTGTTCTAAGAGGA
This window contains:
- a CDS encoding PilZ domain-containing protein; amino-acid sequence: MSTIIAPTQMDLSPALAEFAPDRVSAYFLDLEGLLGRIDSATTYYQVLGVDRADGQEQIKSSFQQLLDLLFPPYVIGRTMPAEIAPRIERAFNKASQAFAVLASFARRKEYDGALLSIANKPSVASPPKQPQLNQPQASQSGSARRSDSSEVAAENYDLAISRMPQQGEVYRESSKAKANDNRRRCERFKLSVPARVTGYDRKNGKWHEMTETIDVSRTGVRLRLRRRVKHGTVLFVTLPLPAKLRSHGFAEQSYNVYTLVRRVEPPKQGVRAVGVEFLGEHPPKGFLDKPWALFRAKRWGGDERRRPDRVDRSEIVKIEYFDESMQSIAREEARTENVSRSGVRISGTTAPAEFDLMRVSCPKLKFEGLAALRTRYIGKDGLERLCVQLIDKEWPLRS